The Psychrobacillus sp. FSL K6-4046 DNA window GTTAAGAGGATAGCAGTAAAAAGTATATTTTTACCTCGAAACTTAAACTTCGCAAAGGCAAAGCCAGCTAATGAACTGATAAACAAAACGACAACGGTGACAATTGAACAAACAATCAGTGAGTTCCACATGGCTTGAAAGAAATCAATTTTATCCAGGACCTTTTTAAAATTCTCTATTAATAAGCTCCCAGGTGTAATCGTTGGTGGAATGGAATTGTAAGCAGAGCTAGGGCTTGTTGCCATTACAAACATCCAGTAAAACGGAAACAACGAAAGTAGGGATGCAATGGACAAAAGTACATAAGAAAGGATTTTACTAAAGGACGGTTTTCTTCCTTTTTCCGATTTATTCACTAGTTTCTACCTCTTTTCTTCCTACCAATGCCTGAGGTTAATAATGTATTGATCGTAGCAAAAACGGTTATCAATACTAATAATATGATAGCTGTAGCCGATGCCGTCCCAAAAGATTGGAGTTTAAAAGCGTCCCGGTACAAATACATAACAATTGTCATCGCTTCGTCTCTTGTAAAAGCACTAGTTCCTAAAAAGATGGTTGGTTCAGAAAATAACTGCAGAGCTCCTACAGTTGAAGTGAAGACCGTTAAAATGATAAATGGCTTCAGCATCGGTATGGTAATGTATATAAGCTGTTGAAATTTATTTGCTCCATCGATCGTTGCTGCTTCGTACAAATAGCTTGGGATGCTTTGAATACCAGCAAGATAGATAATGGTGTTATACCCTACCCACCGCCAAAATACCATAATCGAAATGGCAATCTTCGTTCCCCACTCAGAGCTGCTCCAGCTCACAGGATCCAGCCCCGCCAAACTTAATACATAATTGGCTAAAGAAGATTCATGATCGCTAAACAATACACTAAAAATAAGAGCTACAGCCACCATGGAAGTAATATACGGCATAAAAATTGTTACGCGAAAGAAATTTCTAAACTTTAAAAATGCCAGATTTAATAAATAGGCAAAAATGATTCCAAACACTAATTGAGGGGCGGTTCCCATGATTCCCATGA harbors:
- a CDS encoding sugar ABC transporter permease — translated: MSAVSNKEKVRKKRYMSEAKKDMASGYLYIAPFFIIFAIIGLYPALFSIYLGFQKWNGLSPMTFVGLANFKIVLTDPLFWKSVYNTIVMGIMGTAPQLVFGIIFAYLLNLAFLKFRNFFRVTIFMPYITSMVAVALIFSVLFSDHESSLANYVLSLAGLDPVSWSSSEWGTKIAISIMVFWRWVGYNTIIYLAGIQSIPSYLYEAATIDGANKFQQLIYITIPMLKPFIILTVFTSTVGALQLFSEPTIFLGTSAFTRDEAMTIVMYLYRDAFKLQSFGTASATAIILLVLITVFATINTLLTSGIGRKKRGRN